A stretch of the Ptychodera flava strain L36383 chromosome 18, AS_Pfla_20210202, whole genome shotgun sequence genome encodes the following:
- the LOC139117899 gene encoding plexin-A3-like: MGGMRLTSGLLRPIGLMVLLTISALNQRSDANIHEVATFTDTDSCCLNHLIRNWFGNVYIAGVNRLYRLNENLDFLVSVTTGPENDRDGEQHDTFNKILTINYDNRALITCGGYHGDCQKRNLYNLLSVIGSNDPVFVVSNKTYESSVGFVAPNYHLGHPLLYVGTTSTSNGPGIPFVSGRRIEGDQIFEVVEDRRGSTRVDVALAFTTTFPVTYVAGFSYNAYSYFVTIQRSFTNSSDYISKLVRVCQLADQYYFNSYSEVTLRCRDDSYNLAQAAYITRPAQDLSQSLALDDDEEVLFIAFAVGVNNPPTPTTKSAICMYKMSAIERAFQDAVEGCIINDGPSVQERYTASWMRGATCIGSLPFTREIHECSAVTNYTYANGVNDQHGYDVEDYTDTLVTSIAVTTVQQHTVGFLGTGTGTILKVHFINSICANTYEEIKFKNSTKPILQDMVFDLDEKHFYTFTDNIYEDFSYTGWINGQYTSSFIDKRCT, translated from the exons ATGGGTGGAATGCGTTTGACTTCAGGCTTGCTAAGACCCATCGGCCTCATGGTCCTCCTAACCATTTCTGCATTAAACCAACGCTCCGATGCCAACATCCATGAAGTTGCAACCTTCACTGATACTGACTCATGTTGCTTGAACCACTTGATACGGAATTGGTTTGGAAACGTGTACATTGCTGGAGTGAATCGACTGTACAGGTTAAATGAAAACTTGGATTTTCTTGTCAGCGTCACAACAGGACCGGAGAATGATAGAGATGGTGAACAACATgatactttcaataaaatactgACAATAAACTATGACAATCGTGCCCTTATAACTTGTGGTGGTTACCATGGTGATTGCCAAAAGCGAAATCTTTATAATCTGTTGTCTGTAATTGGCTCTAATGATCCAGTATTTGTTGTCTCAAATAAGACATACGAATCTTCGGTAGGTTTTGTTGCGCCAAATTACCACCTTGGCCACCCATTACTGTACGTTGGGACGACAAGCACATCAAATGGTCCTGGTATACCGTTTGTGAGTGGCAGACGAATTGAAGGCGATCAGATATTTGAGGTAGTGGAAGACAGGCGTGGCAGCACAAGAGTTGATGTCGCTCTGGCTTTCACGACAACTTTTCCTGTCACGTATGTGGCTGGATTCAGCTACAATGCATAcagttactttgttacaataCAAAGGTCATTCACAAACAGTTCTgattatatttcaaaacttgttcGTGTATGTCAGCTGGCCGATCAATACTACTTCAACTCCTACTCTGAAGTGACATTGAGGTGTCGCGATGATTCATACAACCTTGCTCAAGCAGCATATATCACCAGACCTGCACAAGATCTCAGTCAATCACTGGCATTAGATGACGATGAAGAAGTTTTGTTCATTGCATTCGCTGTGGGCGTGAATAATCCTCCAACACCGACCACAAAGTCTGCAATATGTATGTACAAAATGAGTGCGATTGAAAGAGCCTTTCAAGATGCTGTTGAAGGATGTATCATAAATGATGGACCAAGTGTTCAAGAACGGTACACTGCTTCCTGGATGCGAGGTGCTACGTGTATTGGATCATTGCCC TTCACCAGAGAAATTCACGAATGCTCTGCAGTTACTAACTACACATATGCAAATGGAGTCAATGATCAACATGGATATGACGTAGAAGACTATACAGACACCTTGGTGACATCGATAGCTGTAACTACTGTACAGCAACACACAGTTGGATTCTTGGGTACTGGCACGGGAACTATTCTAAAG GTGCATTTCATCAACAGTATTTGTGCCAATACCTACGAAGAGATTAAGTTCAAAAACAGCACAAAGCCGATTCTTCAAGACATGGTGTTTGATCTTGATGAGAAGCATTTctatacattcactgataataTC TATGAAGACTTTTCCTACACCGGATGGATTAACGGACAGTATACGTCATCTTTTATTGACAAGAGGTGTACATAA